A stretch of the Neodiprion lecontei isolate iyNeoLeco1 chromosome 4, iyNeoLeco1.1, whole genome shotgun sequence genome encodes the following:
- the LOC107226232 gene encoding uncharacterized protein LOC107226232 isoform X1: MMPRLAVKDEDKITILQYRRIVHLQKDAAKHLAENLIESLMHSRNFDKNALKRASELYNPQCKDNRALWFNKPRYDETFFGNESEQFTIDVLMTDQEIQLKIAENEEKSTTMMKDLAIDTTPQIHESRVVLEVLHDSVDIAAKEQYTRDDLNDDEQIKISNKYENKEEADYCGIKPARINSQIMNSTFFMGINHEEQWNIFRNSAVTIPPKFSKSESSDANSSPEEQLQGLSKKESSVEEFDDFGRIKVKGMQYTKKVLVTDLMAWNNSPISIELLKHVFKHHKFEKTLSFDVSKVLAGRRGSFRQGGAHENAAVELLKSCSDGLHKSIIMRLISSKNLCPDVADSRGNTGLLFAAARDRLEVIDVLLDLGANIDAINDECLTPLSLCILRLLELIHGVSNWSDAFLPKRRISEQTVDNDSTTFKNYEQWHGRISYESLVKRMPKQMDLTPAPTENLLSKFQPKYFSSNGESGSGTNAMNAMTDRAGPIKLLDPTNQHKSIGSQVNEKHPDVEDNHQISVAASQAQIQKYIFDMSPIMETFVSQRKSKISKPKSKNKIEIKTTDDRKPTDRKLFSKSNKPLMGLEKISNNNNREICAKIEKVHATISKLLQRGADPNFSQVPYPVTIMVIFTKTPSLLSELLEYGADPDTTLSKVDHYFTPLLILAILQPAYEHALMAKALLKAKANPSVRADSDYRSDVMERVRQNRCAEFLDSCQGMTALHLLAVRHDMDADTGEYLGTLIRAIYQYGRIKRSDLYQGHSPLSLAIFEGNFTATNALLRSTYVDVNEQLGIDLGNAMLMLESRLLQELLPPQLLQKFLELLLQYGGCPFESVNVLGEDYNQIEYGRKELMKLSNPVVSTTEIKEKGKKTNASKRSKSSKLSTATNFAKSMNFIETVAKEKLIRRIKANLVRGLMDLPVMLLPVENRLALLKEPLFKHAEAWMNAEDLAIIMETMNCSRSNVKGLVRLFVTACIPAYEKMVPEIDTLIQNETETIMNRVMPLVGPKKNVATAADYKVERASFDTETKNLNSIVVYPTETDPNRNKFKVCFECFGVHGKVLIVCPTCKQLYFCSQECNEKNVTLETNPHQCPIFYQKEWTRLERIAMILGIDPINCMLEKFQNPELYTDLEKQIGLFTEQRENNIGEQIENKADGDNVKSRKNPVPGLIFEKVNKEDDGGEINLQNIVKGGELIKNNSGAKNVGEAKIFSKEIDESYKDVKFKGKKIEDGNIKSKTEGEKTEYKTMNNKINNDEGYEMLSEKGKEYPVNDNYKIENSGGYGRKYKETSKKGIKLHKNEIEDSSSTFKNKFGNLEGKKGDRKPNYVDTRDHVQKNREDKPNKENWIKHTDKKNNELPSHAIKSPKKKHRHIAENNIPKKYINWLLKVSKSAGKNLDIDMLLLPYVVFAQGDTYFRILPSEQYSKSAGNYSLI; the protein is encoded by the exons ATGATGCCTCGTTTGGCTGTTAAAGATGAggataaaattacaattttacaaTACCGTCGAATTGTGCATCTACAAAAG GATGCTGCAAAACATTTGGCAGAGAACTTAATCGAATCTCTGATGCATTCacgaaattttgacaaaaatgcTCTTAAACGAGCCAGCGAATTGTACAACCCACAGTGTAAAGACAACAGAGCACTGTGGTTTAACAAACCAAG GTATGACGAGACATTTTTTGGAAATGAATCCGAGCAATTTACAATAGATGTTCTTATGACGGATCAAGAAATCCAGTTAAAAATTG ccgaaaacgaagaaaaaagcactaCTATGATGAAAGATTTGGCCATTGATACTACACCACAGATTCATGAATCAAGAGTTGTTCTCGAAGTATTACATGATTCGGTAGATATTGCTGCAAAAGAGCAATACACCAGAGACGATTTGAATGACGACGAACagattaaaatatcaaacaaatatgaaaataaagaagaagcTGATTATTGCGGTATAAAACCAGCTCGAATTAATTCACAAATTATGAATAGCACATTTTTCATGGGCATAAATCACGAAGAACAGTGGAACATATTTCGAAACTCTGCTGTCACTATACCGCcaaaattt TCAAAGTCCGAAAGTTCAGATGCGAATTCCTCGCCCGAAGAACAGCTTCAAGGCTTAAGTAAAAAAGAATCCTCGGTTGAAGAATTTGATGACTTTGGACGAATAAAAGTCAAAGGAATGCAATACACGAAGAAAGTGTTAGTCACCGACCTGATGGCTTGGAACAATAGTCCGATATCCATTGAGCTTCTCAAACACGTTTTCAAGCATCATAAGTTTGAG AAAACATTGAGCTTTGACGTGAGTAAAGTCCTAGCTGGTAGACGAGGTTCGTTCAGGCAAGGGGGAGCTCACGAAAATGCTGCAGTAGAGTTATTGAAATCATGCTCTGATGGTCTTCACAAAAGTATCATCATGCGGttaatttcatcaaaaaaCTTATGCCCAGATGTTGCTGACAGTAGAGGGAATACAGGCTTGTTATTTGCAGCAGCGAG AGATAGATTGGAAGTGATAGACGTACTATTAGATCTTGGTGCAAATATTGATGCCATAAATGACGAATGTTTGACACCACTTTCCTTGTGCATCTTACGACTACTAGAATTGATACACGGTGTGAGCAATTGGTCGGATGCATTTTTACCAAAGAGAAGAATATCCGAACAGACAGTTGACAATGATTCTACAACGTTTAAAAACTATGAACAATGGCACGGAAGAATCAGCTACGAGTCACTCGTCAAACGG atgcCAAAACAGATGGATTTGACTCCAGCACCAACAGAAAATCTactatcaaaatttcaaccaaaATATTTCTCTAGTAATGGCGAATCAGGGTCAGGTACGAATGCAATGAACGCCATGACAGATCGTGCAGGCCCAATAAAGTTATTAGATCCCACGAATCAG CATAAAAGCATAGGCAGTCAAGTAAACGAAAAACATCCAGACGTAGAAGATAATCATCAGATAAGTGTAGCAGCTA GTCAAGCACAGATCCAGAAATACATTTTCGACATGTCACCTATCATGGAAACATTTGTTTCTCAGAGGAAATCGAAAATCAGCAAACCTAagagcaaaaataaaattgaaattaaaactaCAGACGATAGAAAACCGACagatagaaaattattttctaaaagTAACAAGCCGTTAATGGGACTGGAAAAAATtagtaataacaacaacagaGAAATCTGTGCAAA AATCGAAAAAGTACATGCTACAATATCGAAACTTTTACAACGAGGTGCCGATCCAAACTTTTCACAAGTACCTTACCCGGTTACAATAATGgtaatttttaccaaaacgCCATCTCTTCTCTCAGAACTGTTGGAGTACGGAGCGGATCCCGATACCACATTATCCAAAGTT GATCACTATTTTACACCACTGCTGATCCTGGCGATTCTTCAACCAGCTTACGAGCATGCGCTTATGGCAAAAGCTTTGCTAAAGGCCAAGGCAAATCCAAGTGTAAGAGCCGATTCTGACTACCG ATCAGACGTAATGGAACGTGTGAGACAAAATAGATGTGCAGAATTTCTCGATAGTTGCCAAGGTATGACGGCCTTGCATCTTTTGGCTGTTAGACACGATATGGATGCAGACACGGGTGAA TACTTAGGGACACTCATCAGAGCCATCTATCAATATGGACGTATCAAACGCAGTGATTTATATCAAGGACATTCCCCATTATCCTTAGCAATCTTCGAAG GTAATTTTACAGCGACAAATGCACTTCTAAGATCCACGTATGTTGATGTTAACGAACAGTTGGGTATAGACTTGGGCAATGCTATGTTGATGCTAGAATCTCGTTTATTGCAAGAACTCTTGCCACCTCAACTTCTGCAAAAATTT CTCGAACTGCTGTTACAGTACGGAGGCTGTCCATTTGAGTCGGTCAAC GTATTAGGAGAAGACTATAACCAAATAGAATACGGAAGGAAAGAATTAATGAAGTTATCCAATCCAGTTGTGAGTACAACAGAAAttaaagagaaagggaaaaagaCAAATGCATCGAAGAGATCCAAATCCTCAAAGCTATCTACAGCAACGAACTTTGCTAAAAGCatgaatttcattgaaacaGTGGCTAAGGAAAAATTGATAAGAAGAATCAAAGCAAATCTTGTGCGAGGCTTGATGGACTTGCCTGTAATGCT CTTGCCTGTAGAAAACCGATTAGCATTGCTTAAAGAGCCATTATTTAAGCATGCGGAAGCTTGGATGAATGCGGAAGATTTGGCTATTATTATGGAAACTATGAACTGCAGTCGTAGTAACGTCAAAGGATTAGTGAGGCTATTTGTAACGGCATGTATACCAGCTTACGAAAAAATGGTACCTGAAATAGATACA CtgatacaaaatgaaacagaAACAATAATGAACAGAGTAATGCCGTTGGTAGGCcctaaaaaaaatgttgcaacaGCTGCAGATTATAAAGTGGAAAGAGCCAGTTTCGACACAGAAACCAAAAACTTGAATTCAATTGTAGTATATCCAACTGAGACGGATCCTAAC CGTAATAAGTTTAAAGTCTGTTTCGAGTGCTTCGGTGTTCATGGAAAAGTTCTGATCGTGTGTCCCACGTGTAAGCAATTGTATTTCTGCTCGCAAGAGTGTAACGAGAAAAATGTTACACTGGAGACGAATCCTCACCAATGCCCGa tTTTCTACCAAAAGGAATGGACCAGACTGGAGAGAATTGCCATGATTTTAGGCATAGACCCAATAAATTGTATGCtagaaaagtttcaaaatccGGAGCTGTACACTGatcttgaaaaacaaattggaCTATTTACTGAGCAAAGAG aaaataatattgGTGAGCAGATCGAAAACAAAGCTGATGGTGATAATGTAAAATCTAGAAAAAACCCAGTGCCTGGtctgatttttgaaaaagtaaacaaaGAGGATGATGgcggtgaaattaatttacaaaacaTCGTCAAAGGTGGCGAATTAATCAAAAACAACAGTGGTGCGAAAAATGTTGGcgaggcgaaaattttcagcaagGAAATCGATGAGAGTTATAAGGATGTCAAGTTCAAGggtaagaaaattgaagaCGGTAATATTAAATCAAAAACGGAAGGAGAAAAAACTGAATACAAGactatgaataataaaataaataatgatgaGGGATATGAAATGCTATCGGAAAAAGGCAAAGAATATCCTGTAAACgataattacaaaattgaaaatagtggCGGTTATGGTAGAAAATATAAGGAAACAAGTAAAAAAGGTATTAAGCTTCATAAGAACGAAATCGAAGACAGTAGCTCgacgtttaaaaataaatttggtaATTTGGAAGGGAAGAAAGGTGACCGGAAACCAAATTACGTTGATACCAGAGACCATGTACAAAAAAACCGTGAAGATAAAccgaataaagaaaattggataaaacacacggataagaaaaataatgaactGCCATCACATGCTATAAAATCaccaaagaaaaaacacaGGCATAtagctgaaaataatattccaaaaaaatatatcaattgGTTACTAAAAGTTAGTAAATCTGcaggaaaaaatttggatattGATATGCTTCTACTTCCTTACGTAGTTTTTGCACAAGGAGATACATATTTCAGAATACTACCAAGCGAACAATATTCCAAGTCTGCAGGAAACTATAGTCTGATTTGA
- the LOC107226232 gene encoding ankyrin repeat and MYND domain-containing protein 1-like isoform X2, giving the protein MMPRLAVKDEDKITILQYRRIVHLQKDAAKHLAENLIESLMHSRNFDKNALKRASELYNPQCKDNRALWFNKPRYDETFFGNESEQFTIDVLMTDQEIQLKIAENEEKSTTMMKDLAIDTTPQIHESRVVLEVLHDSVDIAAKEQYTRDDLNDDEQIKISNKYENKEEADYCGIKPARINSQIMNSTFFMGINHEEQWNIFRNSAVTIPPKFSKSESSDANSSPEEQLQGLSKKESSVEEFDDFGRIKVKGMQYTKKVLVTDLMAWNNSPISIELLKHVFKHHKFEKTLSFDVSKVLAGRRGSFRQGGAHENAAVELLKSCSDGLHKSIIMRLISSKNLCPDVADSRGNTGLLFAAARDRLEVIDVLLDLGANIDAINDECLTPLSLCILRLLELIHGVSNWSDAFLPKRRISEQTVDNDSTTFKNYEQWHGRISYESLVKRMPKQMDLTPAPTENLLSKFQPKYFSSNGESGSGTNAMNAMTDRAGPIKLLDPTNQHKSIGSQVNEKHPDVEDNHQISVAASQAQIQKYIFDMSPIMETFVSQRKSKISKPKSKNKIEIKTTDDRKPTDRKLFSKSNKPLMGLEKISNNNNREICAKIEKVHATISKLLQRGADPNFSQVPYPVTIMVIFTKTPSLLSELLEYGADPDTTLSKVDHYFTPLLILAILQPAYEHALMAKALLKAKANPSVRADSDYRSDVMERVRQNRCAEFLDSCQGMTALHLLAVRHDMDADTGEYLGTLIRAIYQYGRIKRSDLYQGHSPLSLAIFEGNFTATNALLRSTYVDVNEQLGIDLGNAMLMLESRLLQELLPPQLLQKFLELLLQYGGCPFESVNVLGEDYNQIEYGRKELMKLSNPVVSTTEIKEKGKKTNASKRSKSSKLSTATNFAKSMNFIETVAKEKLIRRIKANLVRGLMDLPVMLLPVENRLALLKEPLFKHAEAWMNAEDLAIIMETMNCSRSNVKGLVRLFVTACIPAYEKMVPEIDTVSYE; this is encoded by the exons ATGATGCCTCGTTTGGCTGTTAAAGATGAggataaaattacaattttacaaTACCGTCGAATTGTGCATCTACAAAAG GATGCTGCAAAACATTTGGCAGAGAACTTAATCGAATCTCTGATGCATTCacgaaattttgacaaaaatgcTCTTAAACGAGCCAGCGAATTGTACAACCCACAGTGTAAAGACAACAGAGCACTGTGGTTTAACAAACCAAG GTATGACGAGACATTTTTTGGAAATGAATCCGAGCAATTTACAATAGATGTTCTTATGACGGATCAAGAAATCCAGTTAAAAATTG ccgaaaacgaagaaaaaagcactaCTATGATGAAAGATTTGGCCATTGATACTACACCACAGATTCATGAATCAAGAGTTGTTCTCGAAGTATTACATGATTCGGTAGATATTGCTGCAAAAGAGCAATACACCAGAGACGATTTGAATGACGACGAACagattaaaatatcaaacaaatatgaaaataaagaagaagcTGATTATTGCGGTATAAAACCAGCTCGAATTAATTCACAAATTATGAATAGCACATTTTTCATGGGCATAAATCACGAAGAACAGTGGAACATATTTCGAAACTCTGCTGTCACTATACCGCcaaaattt TCAAAGTCCGAAAGTTCAGATGCGAATTCCTCGCCCGAAGAACAGCTTCAAGGCTTAAGTAAAAAAGAATCCTCGGTTGAAGAATTTGATGACTTTGGACGAATAAAAGTCAAAGGAATGCAATACACGAAGAAAGTGTTAGTCACCGACCTGATGGCTTGGAACAATAGTCCGATATCCATTGAGCTTCTCAAACACGTTTTCAAGCATCATAAGTTTGAG AAAACATTGAGCTTTGACGTGAGTAAAGTCCTAGCTGGTAGACGAGGTTCGTTCAGGCAAGGGGGAGCTCACGAAAATGCTGCAGTAGAGTTATTGAAATCATGCTCTGATGGTCTTCACAAAAGTATCATCATGCGGttaatttcatcaaaaaaCTTATGCCCAGATGTTGCTGACAGTAGAGGGAATACAGGCTTGTTATTTGCAGCAGCGAG AGATAGATTGGAAGTGATAGACGTACTATTAGATCTTGGTGCAAATATTGATGCCATAAATGACGAATGTTTGACACCACTTTCCTTGTGCATCTTACGACTACTAGAATTGATACACGGTGTGAGCAATTGGTCGGATGCATTTTTACCAAAGAGAAGAATATCCGAACAGACAGTTGACAATGATTCTACAACGTTTAAAAACTATGAACAATGGCACGGAAGAATCAGCTACGAGTCACTCGTCAAACGG atgcCAAAACAGATGGATTTGACTCCAGCACCAACAGAAAATCTactatcaaaatttcaaccaaaATATTTCTCTAGTAATGGCGAATCAGGGTCAGGTACGAATGCAATGAACGCCATGACAGATCGTGCAGGCCCAATAAAGTTATTAGATCCCACGAATCAG CATAAAAGCATAGGCAGTCAAGTAAACGAAAAACATCCAGACGTAGAAGATAATCATCAGATAAGTGTAGCAGCTA GTCAAGCACAGATCCAGAAATACATTTTCGACATGTCACCTATCATGGAAACATTTGTTTCTCAGAGGAAATCGAAAATCAGCAAACCTAagagcaaaaataaaattgaaattaaaactaCAGACGATAGAAAACCGACagatagaaaattattttctaaaagTAACAAGCCGTTAATGGGACTGGAAAAAATtagtaataacaacaacagaGAAATCTGTGCAAA AATCGAAAAAGTACATGCTACAATATCGAAACTTTTACAACGAGGTGCCGATCCAAACTTTTCACAAGTACCTTACCCGGTTACAATAATGgtaatttttaccaaaacgCCATCTCTTCTCTCAGAACTGTTGGAGTACGGAGCGGATCCCGATACCACATTATCCAAAGTT GATCACTATTTTACACCACTGCTGATCCTGGCGATTCTTCAACCAGCTTACGAGCATGCGCTTATGGCAAAAGCTTTGCTAAAGGCCAAGGCAAATCCAAGTGTAAGAGCCGATTCTGACTACCG ATCAGACGTAATGGAACGTGTGAGACAAAATAGATGTGCAGAATTTCTCGATAGTTGCCAAGGTATGACGGCCTTGCATCTTTTGGCTGTTAGACACGATATGGATGCAGACACGGGTGAA TACTTAGGGACACTCATCAGAGCCATCTATCAATATGGACGTATCAAACGCAGTGATTTATATCAAGGACATTCCCCATTATCCTTAGCAATCTTCGAAG GTAATTTTACAGCGACAAATGCACTTCTAAGATCCACGTATGTTGATGTTAACGAACAGTTGGGTATAGACTTGGGCAATGCTATGTTGATGCTAGAATCTCGTTTATTGCAAGAACTCTTGCCACCTCAACTTCTGCAAAAATTT CTCGAACTGCTGTTACAGTACGGAGGCTGTCCATTTGAGTCGGTCAAC GTATTAGGAGAAGACTATAACCAAATAGAATACGGAAGGAAAGAATTAATGAAGTTATCCAATCCAGTTGTGAGTACAACAGAAAttaaagagaaagggaaaaagaCAAATGCATCGAAGAGATCCAAATCCTCAAAGCTATCTACAGCAACGAACTTTGCTAAAAGCatgaatttcattgaaacaGTGGCTAAGGAAAAATTGATAAGAAGAATCAAAGCAAATCTTGTGCGAGGCTTGATGGACTTGCCTGTAATGCT CTTGCCTGTAGAAAACCGATTAGCATTGCTTAAAGAGCCATTATTTAAGCATGCGGAAGCTTGGATGAATGCGGAAGATTTGGCTATTATTATGGAAACTATGAACTGCAGTCGTAGTAACGTCAAAGGATTAGTGAGGCTATTTGTAACGGCATGTATACCAGCTTACGAAAAAATGGTACCTGAAATAGATACAGTGAGTTATGAATAG
- the LOC107226233 gene encoding deoxyribodipyrimidine photo-lyase isoform X1, translating to MDQFVAKRAKLSNFVNKLEEDRKNDSESVMKFKFNKKRVRVLTAIDKVKENCKGIVYWMFRDSRVQDNWAFLFAQKTAIKNRLPLHVCFCVLPKFLGATIRHYKFHLAALKQVELECKNLNVNFHLLRGEPNDVILKFVEKYDMGAVITDFFPLRLPLSWVDDLKKKLPEDIPLCQVDAHNIVPCWEASDKLEYSARTIRNKINSKLDEYLTQFPPVIKHPYTTKQKFTENDWENALKDVEIDKSVKEITWAKPGYEEGILELERFIEKRLKLYDSKRNDPTLNALSNLSPWFHFGMISVQRCILEVSKYKNSHKKSVESFMEEAIVRRELSDNFCFYNEHYDSLKGAKQWAVDTLDNHRKDKREYVYTLKEFENSLTHDDLWNSAQNQLLQDGKIHGFLRMYWAKKILEWTRTPEEALEWSIYLNDKYSMDGRDPSGYVGCMWSICGIHDQGWAERSIFGKIRFINYKGCQRKFDVKAFVARWGGKVHTKKK from the exons ATGGATCAATTTGTGGCAAAACGTGCTAAACTTTCGAATTTTGTCAACAAATTGGAGGAAGACAGAAAAAAC GATTCGGAATCTGTAATGAAGTTTAagtttaacaaaaaaagagTTAGGGTCCTGACTGCCATAGACAAAGTCAAGGAAAACTGTAAAGGCATTGTTTATTGGATGTTTCGAGATTCCAGAGTGCAAG ATAACTGggcttttttgtttgctcaaAAAACAGCTATAAAAAATCGCCTGCCTCTTCATGTCTGTTTTTGCGTTCTACCAAAATTTTTAGGCGCAACAATTCGACATTATAAGTTTCATTTGGCAGCCTTAAAACAGGTTGAATTAGAATGCAAGAATTTAAACGTGAATTTTCATCTCCTGCGCGGAGAACCAAATGATGTCATATTAAAATTCGtggaaaaatatgatatgGGCGCAGTCATCACAGATTTCTTCCCGTTACGATTACCGCTCTCTTGGGTCGATgatttgaagaagaagttacCAGAAGACATTCCCCTTTGTCAA GTCGATGCGCATAACATTGTACCTTGTTGGGAAGCATCAGATAAACTGGAATATTCAGCACGAACGATtcgcaataaaataaattccaagCTGGATGAATACTTGACACAATTTCCACCCGTAATCAAACATCCGTATACTACAAAGCAAAAGTTCACTGAAAATGATTGGGAAAATGCTTTGAAAGATGTTGAAATCGATAAATCAGTGAAGGAAATAACATGGGCGAAGCCAGGGTATGAAGAAGGAATTTTGGAGCTTGAAAGGTTCATAGAAAAGCGTCTGAAGCTGTATGATTCCAAGCGAAATGATCCGACGCTCAACGCTCTGAGCAATTTATCACCATGGTTTCATTTCGGCATGATATCTGTACAACGATGTATCTTAGAAGTGTCAAAATATAAGAACAgtcacaaaaaatctgtcgaaaGTTTCATGGAAGAAGCTATAGTTAGGAGAGAATTGTccgataatttttgtttttataacgAACATTATGACTCTCTTAAAGGTGCTAAGCAGTGGGCCGTCGATACCCTAGATAATCATCG CAAGGATAAACGTGAGTATGTATACACGTTgaaggaatttgaaaattccttGACTCACGATGACCTGTGGAATTCAGCTCAGAATCAGTTACTACAGGATGGAAAAATACATGGATTTTTGAGAATGTACTGGGCAAAGAAAATCCTGGAGTGGACTCGTACCCCCGAAGAGGCACTTGAATGGTCAATTTACTTGAACGACAAGTACAGTATGGATGGGCGCGACCCGAGTGGATATGTTG GATGCATGTGGTCCATATGCGGTATCCACGACCAAGGCTGGGCAGAGAGGagtatttttggaaaaatacgttttataaattacaaaggaTGTCAGCGCAAGTTCGACGTCAAGGCGTTCGTTGCTAGATGGGGTGGTAAAgtacacacaaaaaaaaaataa
- the LOC107226233 gene encoding deoxyribodipyrimidine photo-lyase isoform X2 produces MKFKFNKKRVRVLTAIDKVKENCKGIVYWMFRDSRVQDNWAFLFAQKTAIKNRLPLHVCFCVLPKFLGATIRHYKFHLAALKQVELECKNLNVNFHLLRGEPNDVILKFVEKYDMGAVITDFFPLRLPLSWVDDLKKKLPEDIPLCQVDAHNIVPCWEASDKLEYSARTIRNKINSKLDEYLTQFPPVIKHPYTTKQKFTENDWENALKDVEIDKSVKEITWAKPGYEEGILELERFIEKRLKLYDSKRNDPTLNALSNLSPWFHFGMISVQRCILEVSKYKNSHKKSVESFMEEAIVRRELSDNFCFYNEHYDSLKGAKQWAVDTLDNHRKDKREYVYTLKEFENSLTHDDLWNSAQNQLLQDGKIHGFLRMYWAKKILEWTRTPEEALEWSIYLNDKYSMDGRDPSGYVGCMWSICGIHDQGWAERSIFGKIRFINYKGCQRKFDVKAFVARWGGKVHTKKK; encoded by the exons ATGAAGTTTAagtttaacaaaaaaagagTTAGGGTCCTGACTGCCATAGACAAAGTCAAGGAAAACTGTAAAGGCATTGTTTATTGGATGTTTCGAGATTCCAGAGTGCAAG ATAACTGggcttttttgtttgctcaaAAAACAGCTATAAAAAATCGCCTGCCTCTTCATGTCTGTTTTTGCGTTCTACCAAAATTTTTAGGCGCAACAATTCGACATTATAAGTTTCATTTGGCAGCCTTAAAACAGGTTGAATTAGAATGCAAGAATTTAAACGTGAATTTTCATCTCCTGCGCGGAGAACCAAATGATGTCATATTAAAATTCGtggaaaaatatgatatgGGCGCAGTCATCACAGATTTCTTCCCGTTACGATTACCGCTCTCTTGGGTCGATgatttgaagaagaagttacCAGAAGACATTCCCCTTTGTCAA GTCGATGCGCATAACATTGTACCTTGTTGGGAAGCATCAGATAAACTGGAATATTCAGCACGAACGATtcgcaataaaataaattccaagCTGGATGAATACTTGACACAATTTCCACCCGTAATCAAACATCCGTATACTACAAAGCAAAAGTTCACTGAAAATGATTGGGAAAATGCTTTGAAAGATGTTGAAATCGATAAATCAGTGAAGGAAATAACATGGGCGAAGCCAGGGTATGAAGAAGGAATTTTGGAGCTTGAAAGGTTCATAGAAAAGCGTCTGAAGCTGTATGATTCCAAGCGAAATGATCCGACGCTCAACGCTCTGAGCAATTTATCACCATGGTTTCATTTCGGCATGATATCTGTACAACGATGTATCTTAGAAGTGTCAAAATATAAGAACAgtcacaaaaaatctgtcgaaaGTTTCATGGAAGAAGCTATAGTTAGGAGAGAATTGTccgataatttttgtttttataacgAACATTATGACTCTCTTAAAGGTGCTAAGCAGTGGGCCGTCGATACCCTAGATAATCATCG CAAGGATAAACGTGAGTATGTATACACGTTgaaggaatttgaaaattccttGACTCACGATGACCTGTGGAATTCAGCTCAGAATCAGTTACTACAGGATGGAAAAATACATGGATTTTTGAGAATGTACTGGGCAAAGAAAATCCTGGAGTGGACTCGTACCCCCGAAGAGGCACTTGAATGGTCAATTTACTTGAACGACAAGTACAGTATGGATGGGCGCGACCCGAGTGGATATGTTG GATGCATGTGGTCCATATGCGGTATCCACGACCAAGGCTGGGCAGAGAGGagtatttttggaaaaatacgttttataaattacaaaggaTGTCAGCGCAAGTTCGACGTCAAGGCGTTCGTTGCTAGATGGGGTGGTAAAgtacacacaaaaaaaaaataa